A genomic window from Caldicellulosiruptor kronotskyensis 2002 includes:
- a CDS encoding nucleotide sugar dehydrogenase, protein MNNVCVIGLGYVGLPLALSFAMKGFKVFGVDSNEKLIEELKKGETHHLESYNGKTIQEILKEQLENGNFIPMVNYKLALEDVNDVIVTVPIPVYGGKPYFDYLISCAKEISKNLRKNQLILLRSTVVPGTTRNIFLPILEESGLKCGEDFYLAYASERIAEGKAFEEFENMPTALAGFCENSVRRAVDLIKVICKEEIIVASSFEVVETAKVIENLQRDINIAMVNEFERFTKAMNLDIFEVIKVANTHKRVNLLYPGPGVGGFCIPNAFYYLDAKAQELGIELKLSKTARMFNEGIPNYISDLVMKTIEKYNCDKKIAVLGIAMKDYSSDDRLSPAIEIIKILKDRGVEVKAFDPAVKTKYDFKVESLQEALKDVQLVLILAKQHGIEFEKIFEYISPYKAIIIDTRNVFSYNDAKEKGFVLEKI, encoded by the coding sequence TTGAATAATGTATGTGTAATTGGCCTTGGATATGTTGGTCTTCCTCTTGCTCTTTCGTTTGCAATGAAAGGTTTCAAAGTCTTTGGTGTTGATAGCAATGAAAAATTGATTGAGGAGCTTAAAAAGGGAGAGACTCACCATTTAGAAAGTTACAATGGAAAGACTATACAGGAGATTTTAAAGGAGCAGCTTGAAAATGGAAACTTTATTCCCATGGTAAATTACAAGCTGGCACTTGAAGATGTAAATGATGTAATAGTAACGGTTCCAATACCTGTTTACGGTGGAAAACCTTACTTTGATTATCTCATTTCGTGTGCAAAAGAGATAAGCAAAAACTTGAGAAAAAATCAGCTGATACTTTTGCGTTCAACCGTTGTTCCAGGTACAACAAGAAATATATTTTTACCAATATTAGAAGAGAGTGGTTTGAAATGTGGAGAGGACTTTTATTTAGCCTATGCTTCAGAGAGAATTGCAGAGGGGAAGGCTTTTGAAGAATTTGAAAATATGCCTACTGCTTTGGCGGGATTTTGTGAAAATAGCGTAAGAAGAGCTGTTGATTTGATTAAGGTGATTTGCAAGGAAGAAATAATTGTTGCATCTTCGTTTGAAGTTGTTGAGACAGCAAAGGTGATTGAGAATCTGCAAAGAGATATAAATATTGCGATGGTAAACGAGTTTGAGAGATTTACAAAGGCAATGAATCTTGATATATTTGAGGTGATAAAGGTTGCAAACACTCACAAAAGAGTAAATCTCTTGTATCCTGGGCCTGGGGTTGGAGGATTTTGCATCCCTAATGCATTTTATTACTTAGATGCAAAGGCACAGGAGCTGGGTATTGAGCTTAAACTTTCTAAAACCGCAAGAATGTTCAATGAAGGCATTCCTAATTATATTTCCGACCTTGTTATGAAAACTATTGAAAAATATAATTGTGATAAAAAGATTGCAGTACTTGGCATTGCGATGAAAGATTATTCTTCTGATGACAGGCTCAGCCCTGCCATTGAAATAATTAAGATCTTAAAAGATCGAGGTGTTGAGGTTAAAGCGTTTGACCCTGCGGTAAAAACCAAATATGATTTTAAAGTTGAGAGTTTGCAAGAGGCTTTGAAAGATGTACAGCTTGTTTTGATTTTGGCAAAGCAGCACGGGATAGAATTTGAAAAAATTTTTGAGTATATTTCTCCTTATAAGGCAATTATTATTGACACCCGAAATGTGTTTTCTTACAATGATGCAAAAGAAAAAGGATTTGTGTTGGAAAAGATATAA
- the rpsB gene encoding 30S ribosomal protein S2, with translation MPVLTMKQLLEAGVHFGHQTRRWNPKMAEYIFTERNGIYIIDLQKTVKKMDEAYEFVKSQVAEGKIVLFVGTKKQAQETIKEEAERCGMFYINQRWLGGLLTNFRTIKTRIERLKELQRMEEDGTFEVLPKKEVNLLRKEKERLLKYLGGIQNMPRIPDILYIVDPRKERNAVLEARKLGIPIVAIVDTNCDPDEIDYVIPGNDDAIRAVKLITSKIADAVIEGREGEQFTPATATSQEADKEVEQAEITIDDGIEEE, from the coding sequence ATGCCAGTTTTAACAATGAAACAGCTTCTTGAAGCAGGTGTGCATTTCGGTCATCAGACACGCAGATGGAATCCCAAGATGGCTGAATACATCTTTACTGAAAGAAATGGAATTTATATCATTGACCTTCAGAAGACAGTAAAGAAAATGGACGAGGCTTATGAGTTTGTAAAGTCTCAGGTAGCAGAAGGTAAGATTGTACTCTTTGTTGGGACAAAGAAACAAGCTCAAGAGACAATCAAAGAAGAAGCTGAAAGATGTGGAATGTTTTACATCAATCAGCGATGGCTTGGAGGACTTTTGACAAACTTCAGAACAATCAAGACAAGAATTGAGAGGTTAAAAGAGTTACAGCGAATGGAAGAAGACGGAACATTCGAAGTTCTGCCAAAGAAAGAAGTAAATCTCTTGAGAAAAGAAAAAGAAAGACTTTTGAAATATCTTGGTGGAATTCAAAATATGCCACGCATTCCTGATATCCTGTATATTGTTGACCCAAGAAAAGAAAGAAATGCTGTGCTTGAGGCAAGAAAACTTGGGATTCCAATAGTTGCGATTGTCGATACAAACTGTGACCCTGACGAGATTGACTACGTAATTCCTGGAAATGATGATGCAATCCGTGCTGTAAAGCTCATCACATCCAAGATTGCAGATGCTGTGATTGAAGGAAGAGAAGGTGAGCAGTTTACACCTGCTACAGCTACTTCTCAAGAAGCTGACAAAGAGGTAGAACAAGCGGAAATAACAATTGATGATGGCATAGAGGAAGAGTAA
- the tsf gene encoding translation elongation factor Ts: protein MITAEMVKELREKTGAGMMDCKKALEDAGGDMDKAIELLRERGLAKAAKKASRVAAEGIVESYIHGNGRIGVLVEINCETDFVARNEEFRQFAKDIAMQIAAANPKYVSREEVPLDVIEKEKAILRQQALNEGKPENVVDRIVEGRLEKFFEEVCLLEQPWIKNPDMKIKDLLTEKIAKIGENIVIRRFARFERGEGIEKAASC, encoded by the coding sequence ATGATTACTGCTGAGATGGTAAAAGAGCTCAGAGAAAAAACTGGTGCTGGTATGATGGACTGTAAAAAAGCTTTGGAAGATGCAGGCGGCGATATGGACAAGGCAATAGAACTTTTGAGAGAAAGAGGCCTTGCAAAGGCTGCAAAGAAGGCTTCACGTGTTGCGGCAGAAGGGATTGTTGAAAGCTATATCCATGGAAATGGCAGAATTGGTGTTTTGGTTGAGATAAATTGCGAGACAGACTTTGTTGCAAGAAATGAAGAATTTAGACAATTTGCAAAGGATATTGCTATGCAGATTGCAGCAGCAAATCCAAAATATGTTTCAAGAGAAGAGGTACCTCTTGATGTAATTGAAAAAGAAAAGGCAATTTTAAGACAGCAGGCTTTGAATGAAGGAAAGCCGGAAAATGTTGTTGACAGGATTGTTGAGGGTAGGCTTGAGAAGTTCTTTGAAGAGGTTTGCTTACTTGAGCAACCTTGGATTAAAAACCCTGATATGAAGATAAAAGACTTGCTCACAGAAAAAATTGCAAAAATTGGTGAAAATATTGTTATAAGAAGATTTGCAAGATTTGAAAGAGGAGAAGGAATTGAAAAGGCTGCTTCTTGTTAA
- the pyrH gene encoding UMP kinase, with protein sequence MVKPKYKRVILKLSGEALGGEKGFGIDWQVVETICEEIEKVRELGVEVAIVVGGGNFFRGRSAEHIDRATADYMGMLATVINSLALQSILEKRGIPTRVQSAIEMRQIAEPYIRRRAIRHLEKGRVVIFACGTGNPFFSTDTAAALRAAEIDAEAILLAKKVDGVYDSDPKKNPNAKKYDFITYLDVINQRLEVMDSTATSMCMDNEIPILVFELAKGNILKAVMGENIGTIVNVKEAK encoded by the coding sequence ATGGTTAAGCCAAAATACAAAAGGGTAATATTAAAATTAAGTGGTGAAGCTTTGGGCGGTGAAAAGGGCTTTGGAATTGACTGGCAGGTTGTTGAAACCATCTGTGAAGAGATTGAAAAGGTAAGGGAGCTTGGAGTGGAAGTTGCTATTGTGGTCGGTGGCGGCAACTTCTTCAGAGGAAGAAGTGCTGAACATATAGACAGAGCAACAGCCGACTATATGGGAATGCTTGCAACTGTTATTAATTCACTTGCACTTCAGAGCATTCTTGAAAAAAGAGGCATTCCGACAAGAGTCCAGAGCGCAATCGAGATGAGACAGATTGCAGAGCCGTACATCCGACGCAGAGCAATTCGCCACTTGGAAAAGGGCAGGGTTGTGATTTTCGCATGTGGCACAGGCAATCCTTTCTTCTCAACAGACACTGCAGCAGCTTTGCGTGCTGCTGAGATTGATGCAGAGGCAATCCTTCTTGCAAAAAAAGTAGACGGTGTCTATGACAGTGACCCGAAGAAAAATCCAAATGCTAAAAAGTATGACTTTATAACTTACTTAGATGTCATCAATCAGCGACTTGAGGTTATGGACTCAACAGCAACATCTATGTGCATGGACAATGAAATTCCTATTTTGGTGTTTGAACTTGCAAAAGGAAATATTCTCAAGGCTGTTATGGGCGAGAACATAGGAACAATTGTAAATGTAAAGGAGGCAAAGTAA
- the frr gene encoding ribosome recycling factor — protein sequence MAEPIQVAEEKMKKAIETLKEEFATIRAGRANPHILDKVMVDYYGVPTPIPQVASITVPEARMIVIQPWEARMLKEIEKAIQKSDLGVNPTNDGKVIRLIFPELTEERRKELVKQVKKMAEDAKVAIRNIRREALDEYKKMKKNNEITEDDLKDAEEDVQKLHDKYIEQIEKLLSAKEKEIMEV from the coding sequence ATGGCAGAACCTATTCAGGTTGCAGAGGAGAAGATGAAAAAGGCAATTGAGACTTTGAAAGAGGAGTTTGCCACAATCAGGGCAGGAAGAGCAAATCCTCATATTCTGGACAAGGTGATGGTGGACTATTATGGTGTTCCAACTCCCATTCCTCAGGTTGCAAGCATAACTGTTCCCGAAGCGAGAATGATTGTTATCCAGCCATGGGAAGCAAGGATGCTCAAAGAAATTGAAAAAGCTATTCAAAAATCTGACCTTGGAGTAAATCCAACAAATGACGGAAAGGTTATAAGACTTATTTTCCCTGAACTCACAGAAGAAAGAAGAAAAGAACTTGTAAAACAGGTCAAAAAGATGGCTGAAGATGCAAAGGTGGCAATTAGAAACATAAGAAGAGAGGCACTTGATGAATACAAAAAGATGAAAAAGAACAATGAGATTACAGAAGATGACCTCAAAGACGCCGAAGAGGATGTCCAGAAACTTCACGACAAATACATAGAGCAGATTGAGAAGCTTTTGAGTGCAAAGGAAAAGGAGATTATGGAAGTATAA
- a CDS encoding isoprenyl transferase, which translates to MFEFLKRKKIKIDKEKMPQHIAIIMDGNGRWAKKRGLPRSAGHRFGAQKLKEIVLFADEIGLKYLTVYAFSTENWKRPKEEVDNLMNLLREFFDTEIENLIHKTQIRIRVIGDISKLDKDIQERIVSAEERTKDKKGLCVVIALNYGARQEIINAVKNLALDIKSGKIDIEDVDENLFKKYLYTKDIPDPDLLIRPSGEMRVSNFLLWQISYTEFWFSNVLWPDFKKDHLLKAIEDYQKRERRFGGVK; encoded by the coding sequence ATGTTTGAATTTTTAAAAAGAAAAAAAATTAAAATAGATAAAGAAAAGATGCCACAGCACATTGCAATCATTATGGATGGAAATGGCAGATGGGCAAAAAAAAGAGGGCTTCCACGTTCAGCGGGGCACAGGTTTGGTGCGCAGAAGCTAAAAGAGATAGTCCTTTTTGCCGATGAGATAGGACTAAAGTACCTTACAGTTTACGCTTTTTCAACCGAGAATTGGAAAAGACCTAAAGAGGAAGTTGACAATCTTATGAACCTTTTGAGAGAATTCTTTGATACAGAGATAGAAAACCTCATACACAAGACCCAGATAAGAATCAGGGTTATAGGAGATATTTCAAAGCTTGATAAAGATATTCAAGAGAGAATTGTAAGTGCTGAAGAAAGAACAAAAGACAAAAAAGGACTTTGTGTTGTTATAGCTCTCAATTATGGGGCAAGACAGGAGATAATAAATGCGGTAAAAAATTTGGCTTTGGACATAAAGAGTGGTAAAATTGATATCGAAGATGTTGATGAGAACCTCTTTAAAAAGTACCTTTACACGAAGGATATCCCTGACCCTGACCTTTTGATAAGACCAAGCGGAGAGATGAGGGTTTCAAACTTTCTTTTGTGGCAGATATCATATACAGAATTTTGGTTTTCAAATGTCCTTTGGCCAGACTTCAAAAAGGATCACCTTTTAAAAGCTATCGAAGACTATCAAAAGAGAGAAAGAAGATTTGGCGGTGTTAAATAG
- a CDS encoding phosphatidate cytidylyltransferase, whose translation MKQRIITAIWGIALVALANFLGGIWLKIFGALVTGVALYEFFNLFRIERYMLYLSIALSLFVICSNYSINNKILFLFILLFLLALIESFKNRIASQNIIYVLFSFIYIVFPILFLILLREYGNGEKLIWIPYLVCWLSDTFAYFIGLAFGKRRIWSNISPKKSLEGFFGAMVGGIFAVWFYQFGLSGKNFDLSTMVISTAEGMMLSVVAHTGDLFASMLKRQQQKKDFGSILPGHGGVLDRFDSLIMVTPIIYFLAKFGLL comes from the coding sequence ATGAAACAAAGGATAATCACTGCTATCTGGGGAATAGCGTTAGTGGCTTTAGCAAATTTTCTTGGAGGAATTTGGCTGAAGATTTTTGGTGCTCTTGTTACAGGGGTTGCTTTGTATGAATTTTTCAATTTGTTTAGAATAGAAAGATATATGCTGTATTTGAGCATAGCATTAAGCTTATTTGTTATTTGTAGTAATTATAGTATTAACAATAAAATATTGTTTTTATTTATACTCCTTTTTCTACTTGCTTTAATAGAAAGCTTTAAAAACAGGATAGCTTCACAGAACATAATTTATGTGTTATTTTCTTTTATTTACATAGTTTTTCCCATTTTATTTTTGATACTGCTTAGAGAATATGGAAATGGGGAAAAACTGATATGGATTCCATACCTTGTATGTTGGCTTTCAGACACTTTTGCGTATTTTATTGGTCTTGCATTTGGTAAAAGAAGAATATGGTCAAATATTAGTCCTAAGAAAAGTTTGGAAGGTTTTTTTGGAGCAATGGTTGGAGGTATATTTGCTGTCTGGTTTTATCAGTTTGGACTTTCAGGCAAAAATTTTGATTTATCAACTATGGTTATAAGTACAGCAGAAGGTATGATGCTATCTGTAGTTGCACACACAGGTGATTTGTTTGCTTCAATGCTAAAACGACAGCAGCAGAAAAAGGATTTTGGTTCTATTTTACCAGGACATGGCGGTGTGCTTGACAGGTTCGACAGTTTAATCATGGTTACACCAATAATCTATTTTCTTGCAAAATTTGGACTACTTTAA
- a CDS encoding 1-deoxy-D-xylulose-5-phosphate reductoisomerase, whose amino-acid sequence MTKSICILGSTGSIGVQTIDVATKLGIKVVGLSAYKNVALLIEQARELDPDILCIGDEKYYTLLKENFPDKIVVTGQEGLISVATYPAADLIVNALVGISGLVPTVEAILAGKRVALANKETLVTGGKIIKRILSQKQAKDSIPVLIPVDSEHSAIFQCLVGEDKKNIKKIILTASGGPFRGKKLKDLQSVNVEDVLKHPTWNMGRKITVDSATLINKGFEVIEAMFFFDKKCDDIDVVIHPQSIIHSMVEFIDGSVKAQLSYPDMRLPIEYALTFPERGKAVAAPLDLVRVKNLTFEEPDFDTFFLLKIAYECAKKGESYPIVLNAANEEAVKYFLEGKIGFVDIMKYVAKNIESHRGQKVESIQDVLEIDTETRQKFKNLVEGEKS is encoded by the coding sequence ATGACAAAGAGCATTTGCATCCTGGGGTCAACCGGGTCAATAGGTGTTCAAACAATAGATGTTGCAACAAAACTTGGGATTAAAGTTGTGGGACTTTCAGCATACAAAAATGTTGCTCTTTTGATTGAGCAGGCAAGAGAGCTTGATCCTGACATTTTATGTATTGGAGATGAGAAGTACTATACTTTATTAAAAGAGAATTTTCCTGATAAGATAGTTGTAACAGGTCAGGAAGGGCTAATTAGTGTTGCAACATATCCAGCAGCAGATTTGATTGTAAATGCACTTGTTGGTATATCTGGTTTGGTGCCGACAGTTGAGGCTATTTTGGCAGGTAAAAGAGTTGCTCTTGCCAACAAAGAGACGCTTGTGACAGGTGGAAAGATTATAAAAAGGATTCTTTCCCAAAAACAAGCAAAAGATTCTATCCCTGTTCTTATTCCTGTTGACTCAGAACACAGTGCTATTTTCCAGTGCCTTGTAGGTGAAGACAAAAAAAATATAAAAAAGATAATTCTCACAGCATCAGGAGGACCTTTTAGAGGCAAAAAACTCAAAGACTTACAAAGTGTCAATGTAGAAGATGTGCTGAAGCATCCTACGTGGAACATGGGTAGGAAAATCACGGTTGATTCAGCCACCCTGATAAACAAAGGCTTTGAAGTGATAGAAGCCATGTTTTTCTTTGATAAAAAATGTGATGATATTGATGTTGTTATACATCCTCAAAGTATTATTCATTCAATGGTTGAATTTATTGATGGGTCAGTAAAAGCACAGCTATCTTATCCTGATATGCGTCTTCCGATTGAATATGCGCTTACTTTTCCCGAAAGAGGCAAAGCAGTAGCTGCGCCACTTGACCTTGTAAGAGTAAAAAACCTTACATTTGAAGAGCCTGATTTTGATACATTCTTTTTGCTCAAAATTGCATATGAGTGTGCAAAAAAAGGAGAAAGTTACCCGATTGTGCTCAATGCTGCCAATGAAGAGGCTGTAAAATATTTCTTGGAAGGGAAAATTGGCTTTGTTGATATTATGAAGTATGTAGCTAAAAATATTGAAAGTCACAGGGGGCAAAAAGTGGAATCCATTCAGGACGTTTTGGAAATTGATACGGAGACAAGGCAAAAGTTTAAAAATCTTGTGGAAGGTGAGAAAAGCTAA
- a CDS encoding M50 family metallopeptidase, with product MNLILALIVLTIVILVHEFGHFIVCKLSGVLVEEFAIGFGPKLFSIKGKETEYSVRAFLIGGYVKPLGEDQDVDHPRALNNAKVHKRILMVLMGPVMNFVLAIIIMIGIGYFIGFGTNTIGRVEPNMPAYEAGIRSGDRIVALDKNRVYVWDQVSFYLAVHNMLYKDREVKIKVLRDGKQYTFRVMPKYDPNTKTKRIGVSSKISRKNLFDSIYYGIFGTYAEIKETIYSVVLMITGKVSGSEIMGPVGMVKTIGEAANAGFKQSVLSGLLNILWLMQLISVNLGVINLIPFPALDGSRLVFYLYEAVARKPFNREKEALIHTIGFVLLLFLLVIVTFNDIKNIIMPGR from the coding sequence ATGAATCTTATACTGGCTTTAATTGTGCTGACAATAGTGATACTTGTTCATGAATTTGGACATTTTATTGTATGTAAACTTTCAGGTGTACTTGTTGAAGAATTTGCCATTGGTTTTGGTCCCAAACTCTTTAGCATCAAAGGCAAAGAGACAGAATATTCTGTGAGGGCATTTTTGATAGGAGGGTATGTAAAGCCTCTTGGTGAAGACCAGGATGTTGACCACCCACGAGCACTCAATAACGCAAAGGTTCACAAAAGAATTTTGATGGTTTTGATGGGACCTGTTATGAACTTTGTTCTTGCCATAATAATCATGATAGGAATTGGTTATTTTATTGGTTTTGGAACCAACACCATTGGTAGGGTGGAGCCAAACATGCCTGCATATGAGGCTGGGATAAGAAGTGGTGACAGGATTGTTGCGCTTGACAAAAATAGAGTTTATGTCTGGGACCAGGTAAGCTTTTATTTGGCTGTTCACAATATGCTCTACAAAGACAGAGAAGTTAAGATAAAAGTTTTAAGAGATGGCAAACAATATACTTTCAGGGTAATGCCTAAGTATGACCCGAATACAAAAACAAAGCGAATAGGCGTTTCGTCAAAGATATCACGTAAAAATTTATTTGATAGCATCTATTATGGAATATTTGGGACATATGCTGAGATAAAAGAGACTATATACAGTGTTGTGCTGATGATAACAGGAAAAGTTTCTGGTTCTGAGATTATGGGACCTGTTGGTATGGTGAAAACAATTGGAGAGGCTGCGAATGCCGGATTTAAACAGAGCGTGCTCAGTGGTCTTTTGAATATTCTGTGGCTTATGCAGCTGATTTCAGTGAACTTGGGTGTTATAAATCTCATCCCATTTCCTGCTTTAGATGGCAGCAGGCTTGTGTTTTATTTGTACGAAGCTGTGGCAAGAAAACCTTTTAATAGAGAAAAAGAAGCACTGATTCACACAATTGGTTTTGTACTTCTTCTGTTTTTGCTGGTGATAGTTACCTTTAATGATATAAAGAACATTATAATGCCTGGAAGGTGA
- the ispG gene encoding flavodoxin-dependent (E)-4-hydroxy-3-methylbut-2-enyl-diphosphate synthase: MKLLTKKIKIGNLYIGGGEPIRIQSMTNTKTKDVEATVEQILSLESLGCDIIRVAVPDLDSAKAISKIKSRIHIPLVADIHFDYKLALEAIYNGADKIRINPGNIGDERKVQEIAKEAKRYGIAVRVGANSGSLPKDILQKYKSPVPEAIVEAAIYQVKLLEKFDFDNIVVSVKSSNVLTTIRSYEILSQNLNYPLHVGLTEAGTFVAGTVKSSIAIGYLLMKGIGDTIRVSLTDSPEKEVIVAKEILKSLNLRKGVKIVSCPTCARCNVDLLKIADEVEKRLQNLDLDITVAIMGCAVNGPGEAKEADVGVACGVGEGLLFKKGKILRKVKENEIVDELVKEIYSLS; this comes from the coding sequence GTGAAATTGTTGACGAAAAAGATTAAAATAGGCAATCTTTATATTGGTGGCGGTGAGCCAATTAGAATTCAGTCAATGACAAATACAAAGACAAAGGATGTTGAGGCTACAGTTGAGCAGATACTTAGCCTTGAGAGTTTGGGATGCGACATCATAAGAGTTGCTGTCCCTGATTTAGATAGTGCTAAGGCCATAAGTAAAATAAAGTCAAGAATCCACATTCCACTTGTTGCTGACATTCATTTTGACTATAAGCTCGCGCTTGAAGCTATATACAATGGCGCTGATAAGATTAGAATAAATCCTGGGAACATTGGAGATGAAAGAAAAGTCCAAGAAATAGCTAAAGAGGCCAAAAGATATGGGATTGCCGTCAGAGTCGGTGCAAATTCAGGTTCGCTCCCAAAGGATATTTTGCAAAAATACAAATCTCCTGTACCAGAGGCTATTGTGGAGGCTGCAATTTATCAGGTAAAACTTCTTGAAAAGTTTGACTTTGACAATATTGTTGTGTCTGTCAAATCTTCAAATGTTTTAACTACTATTAGGAGCTATGAGATACTATCCCAAAACCTAAACTATCCTCTTCATGTTGGTCTTACCGAAGCAGGAACTTTTGTTGCAGGAACTGTTAAGTCCAGTATTGCAATTGGCTATCTTCTTATGAAGGGTATTGGTGATACAATAAGAGTTTCTCTTACAGATAGTCCAGAGAAAGAGGTTATTGTGGCAAAAGAGATTTTAAAAAGTTTAAATCTCAGAAAAGGTGTTAAGATAGTATCATGTCCTACCTGTGCAAGATGTAATGTTGACCTTTTAAAGATTGCAGATGAGGTTGAAAAGAGATTACAAAATTTGGACTTGGACATTACAGTCGCAATAATGGGCTGTGCAGTAAACGGTCCTGGTGAGGCAAAAGAAGCTGATGTAGGTGTGGCATGTGGAGTTGGTGAAGGACTTCTGTTTAAGAAAGGCAAGATTTTAAGGAAAGTGAAAGAGAATGAGATTGTAGATGAGCTTGTAAAGGAAATCTATTCTCTTTCTTAA
- a CDS encoding glycosyltransferase family 2 protein: MSKKVVCLIPAYNEEKRIGAVLSVVKKCELVDEIFVIDDGSVDKTAEVAAKNCVSVLRLEKNRGKSYAIFYGVENTQGDIILMLDADLVNLKVEDVENLIRPLLEDHADMTIGIFSDGRFSTDLAQKISPFLSGQRGVKRWVFEKILESRKDIKDLGYAIEIILTEYAKKFNLRVLTVPLPKVSHVMKEEKLGFIKGAQHRMKMYSDIIKGYVNLKKSRDGQ, from the coding sequence ATGAGTAAGAAGGTGGTTTGTCTTATTCCTGCTTACAACGAAGAAAAGAGAATAGGTGCTGTGCTTAGTGTTGTAAAAAAGTGTGAACTTGTAGATGAGATTTTTGTAATTGACGATGGTTCTGTAGATAAAACAGCTGAAGTAGCAGCAAAAAATTGTGTGAGTGTCTTAAGACTTGAAAAAAACAGGGGAAAGAGCTATGCTATTTTTTACGGTGTTGAAAATACACAAGGTGATATAATATTGATGCTTGATGCAGACCTTGTAAATCTTAAAGTTGAGGATGTTGAAAATTTAATTAGACCTTTGCTTGAAGACCATGCTGACATGACAATTGGAATCTTCTCTGATGGCAGATTTTCAACCGACCTTGCCCAGAAGATTTCGCCTTTTTTGTCAGGCCAGAGAGGAGTAAAAAGATGGGTTTTTGAAAAAATTTTAGAGTCGCGTAAGGATATAAAAGATTTAGGGTATGCAATAGAGATTATATTAACTGAGTATGCTAAAAAGTTTAACTTAAGAGTATTGACAGTACCGCTACCAAAGGTTTCGCATGTGATGAAAGAAGAAAAACTGGGTTTTATAAAAGGTGCTCAGCACCGGATGAAGATGTATTCAGATATAATAAAAGGTTATGTCAATCTCAAAAAAAGTAGGGATGGGCAATGA